In Achromobacter pestifer, the DNA window CACCTGCACGTCCTTGACGGCGGGGCCCAGGTACAGGCGGGTGGCCAGGCAGGCGGCGGCATCCGGCGTGAGCGCGGTGTCGATGAACTTCTGCGCGGCGGCCTTGTTCGGCGCGTTCTTGACCAGATGCAGGCGCGCATCCGTGGCCCAGGCGCCTTCCTTGGGCACGGCGAAGCCGATGGGCAAGCCCTTGTCGATCAGATCCCAAGCGCCCACGTTGAAGTGCGCGCCGATGATGGCCTCGCCGCTCTGGTAGGCGTTGGTCGCGGCGCCCGAGCTGTCGAAGAACAAGGCCGTGTCCAGCGACGCCAGCTTGGCGTACAGCGGCGCCAGATTGGAAGGGTCGACCGAGAACACCCGCGCCAGGAAGAAGATGAACGGCACGCCCGACGAGTTCGCCGGCGAAGGAATGGCCACGGCGCCGGCGTACTCGGGCTTCCACAGGTCCTTCCAGCTGGTCGGAGGTTGGGGCACTTCCTTGGTGTTGTACGCGATGCCCAGCGAGTAGTAGCCGGTGCTGACCGCGTAGGCGCTATCGCCGTTGCGGTACACGCCTTGGTCGATGACGTTCTTCAGGTGGGGTATGCCGGCCGGGTCCAGTGCGTCCAGCACGCCGGCTGCGGCGGCCAGTTCGCTGATGCCGCCGTCCATCCAGGCCACGTCTATGGTGGGCGCGCCCTTCTGCTGCTGCAGCTTGGCCAGCGTGGTGGTGGAGGTGCCCACTTCCGGCACCACCGCCACGCCGGTCGCCTTGGTGTAAGGCTCGGCCACGCAGGCGCGGAACGCGTCGCCCCAATTGCCGCCATACCAGGCGACGGTGATCTTCTGCTGCTGGGCCAGCGCCTGGCCGGCGGCCAGCAGTCCGGCTCCAAGCAATGCGGCGCGTAGCGCGCGGCGGGTAGGTGTTGCCATGTCGGATTCCCCTAGTCGATTTATCGGCCCCGCCGTGCCTGCGCCGGCGGGCGCTGAGGGACGGTGCCATAGATGCATCTTGGGCGATCCCCGGGAAAACCAGCTTGAAGGCCTGGGACAAAAACTTGAATAATTGCGACATGGAAACCGCCATGTCCGCCGCGGCTCCGTCTTTCTCCTATGACGACGAGTTCAGCGGCCCGCCTCAGGGGAAACCCGCACTGACCGTAGGCATCGTGCTGCTGGACCAGTTCACGCTGGCCGCCTTTGCCGGATTGGTGGACGTCTTGCGGCTGGCGGGCGACCACGGCGGACGCAGCCGCCAGATCCATACCGCCTGGCGCGTCATGAGCTGGGACGGCAAGCCGCGCTGCTCCAGCGCGGGCCTGACCATAGACGTGGCCGACGGCCTGCCCGACGATCCCGCGCAGTTCGACTATGTGGCGGTTTGCGGCGGCAACGACTACTTCAACGGGCGCCTGCCCGAACCCCTGCGCGACTGGCTGCGGCTGGCGGCCGCACAGCGCGTGCGCCTGCTGGGCATATGCACAGGCACCTTTGCGCTGGCGCAGGCGGACGTTATCGGGCCGCGCACGGTCTGCGTGCACTGGAACGTGCTGGATACCTTCCGCGAACGTTTTCCGCAGGCCCGGGCGGTGGTGGACCGGCTGTTCGTGGACGAAGGCGACCTGATTTCCTGCGCAGGCTCCACGGCCGCGATCGACCTGGCGCTGTATCTGGTGGCCCGGCATTGCGGGCGCGACAAGGCCCAGCAGGCGATGCGGCACATGATGCTGCAAGGCGTGCGCCCAGGGCGCGTGCCGCAGGCGCACTTCCGCACGGACTTGTCGGGCATCCAGGATCTGCGCGTGCGCCAGGCCGCGCATTTCATCGAACAGCGCATCGACAATCCTCCGCCGCTGGATGCGATCGCGCGCTACGTCGGCGTCGGGCGCAGGCAGCTGGAGCGCGCCTTCCGCCTGGCCACGGGCATGTCGCCCATGGCGTTCCAGCGGCAGTTGCGGCTGGAGTACGGCAGTTGGCTGCTCTTGAACAATCCCAGCAGCATTACGCAGATCGCGCTGGATTGCGGGTTCGCGGACGGCGCGCATTTCTCGCGCGATTTCCGCGCGCATTTCGGCCAGTCACCGCGCCAGTACCAGCAGGCCGCTGGCCGCGACGGCGAAGTCAGCGTGTTTCCCGCCTGAGGCCTCTCCGGACGGCTCGTTCCGGCGTCGGCAGGCCCTGGGCTTATCAACGGAAGGAGACGGCATGACCTATGACCTTTGGTATTGGGACGGCATACCCGGGCGCGGCGAGTTCGTGCGCCTGGCCCTGGAGGCCGGTGGCATCCCCTATCGCGAATGCGCGCGCCAGCCGGGCGCGGATGAAGGCACGCTGGTCGCGGACCTGAGTGCGGCGCGCAAGCATCCGCCGTTCGCGCCGCCCTATCTGGTCGCAGGCAGGATGACGCTGGCGCAGACCGCCAACATCCTGCTGTTCCTGGGCGAAAAGCACGGCCTGGCGCCGGACTCGCTGGAAGGGCGGCTGTGGGTGAACCAGCTGCAGCTCACCATCGCCGACATGGTGGCCGAAGCGCACGACACGCATCATCCGATATCCGCCAGCGAGTACTACGAAGACCAGAAGGTCGAGGCCGCGCGCCGCGCGCGCTGCTTCCGCGAAGAGCGCATGCCCAAGTTCCTGGGCTACTTCGAGAGCGTGCTGGATGGGCCGCAGACATGGCTCGCGGGCGGCAAGCGCTGGACCTATGTGGACCTGTCCATGTTCCACCTGGTCGACGGCCTGCTGTATGCCTTTCCGAAACGCATGGCGACGCTGGCGGTGCGCTATCCCAACGTCATGGCGTTGCATGCGCGCGTGGCGGCATTGGCGGAATTGCAGCCGTATTTTGAAAGCGGCAGGCGCCTGCCTTTCGGGGAGGGGATATTTCGCCAATATCGCGAATTGGATGCGGCTTGAGTCCGGATAAACCCTGGTGTTGCTGAATGCCGATTTTTTTGATGGGTCTCTTGAAAATCTTGAGACCTACTCATTTTTAAGATTAAATATTTGCAAATTGTTAAATAAATATTTCCATTTGTCTCGCGGCAGATAGGTCGAACGGCATCAGGCCACCCATTCCCGGGTAGGAGACGTCACGATGAAATGGATTCCCCTCAGCCAGTTGCTGCGCATGGACCGCGGCATGCAGAAGGCCGACATGCTTGGGCAGATCGCAGCGATCCACAACGCCCAGGCCGTCATCGAGTTCGACCTGGACGGCCACGTC includes these proteins:
- a CDS encoding ABC transporter substrate-binding protein, encoding MATPTRRALRAALLGAGLLAAGQALAQQQKITVAWYGGNWGDAFRACVAEPYTKATGVAVVPEVGTSTTTLAKLQQQKGAPTIDVAWMDGGISELAAAAGVLDALDPAGIPHLKNVIDQGVYRNGDSAYAVSTGYYSLGIAYNTKEVPQPPTSWKDLWKPEYAGAVAIPSPANSSGVPFIFFLARVFSVDPSNLAPLYAKLASLDTALFFDSSGAATNAYQSGEAIIGAHFNVGAWDLIDKGLPIGFAVPKEGAWATDARLHLVKNAPNKAAAQKFIDTALTPDAAACLATRLYLGPAVKDVQVSKDVARKLPWGADGSVKDLSLFDWNLINSRRAEVTDAWNRQVARKR
- a CDS encoding glutathione S-transferase, whose amino-acid sequence is MTYDLWYWDGIPGRGEFVRLALEAGGIPYRECARQPGADEGTLVADLSAARKHPPFAPPYLVAGRMTLAQTANILLFLGEKHGLAPDSLEGRLWVNQLQLTIADMVAEAHDTHHPISASEYYEDQKVEAARRARCFREERMPKFLGYFESVLDGPQTWLAGGKRWTYVDLSMFHLVDGLLYAFPKRMATLAVRYPNVMALHARVAALAELQPYFESGRRLPFGEGIFRQYRELDAA
- a CDS encoding GlxA family transcriptional regulator → MSAAAPSFSYDDEFSGPPQGKPALTVGIVLLDQFTLAAFAGLVDVLRLAGDHGGRSRQIHTAWRVMSWDGKPRCSSAGLTIDVADGLPDDPAQFDYVAVCGGNDYFNGRLPEPLRDWLRLAAAQRVRLLGICTGTFALAQADVIGPRTVCVHWNVLDTFRERFPQARAVVDRLFVDEGDLISCAGSTAAIDLALYLVARHCGRDKAQQAMRHMMLQGVRPGRVPQAHFRTDLSGIQDLRVRQAAHFIEQRIDNPPPLDAIARYVGVGRRQLERAFRLATGMSPMAFQRQLRLEYGSWLLLNNPSSITQIALDCGFADGAHFSRDFRAHFGQSPRQYQQAAGRDGEVSVFPA